The following are from one region of the Streptomyces decoyicus genome:
- a CDS encoding DUF6355 family natural product biosynthesis protein: MTSALGSAALVLTSLGAVTAAASPAAADPCGFYKTGSDAFYNHCTADRSQVVIKVEVARAPDYEWCVGPGRTWLGSAHKIQGAHYTGRTC; encoded by the coding sequence GTGACCAGCGCCCTCGGTTCCGCTGCCCTCGTCCTGACCTCCCTGGGCGCGGTGACCGCTGCCGCGAGCCCCGCGGCTGCCGACCCGTGTGGCTTTTACAAGACCGGCTCCGACGCCTTCTACAACCACTGCACCGCGGACCGTTCGCAGGTCGTGATCAAAGTCGAGGTCGCGCGGGCGCCCGACTACGAGTGGTGCGTCGGGCCGGGCAGGACTTGGCTGGGCTCTGCCCACAAGATTCAGGGTGCCCACTACACCGGCCGCACCTGCTGA
- a CDS encoding MerR family transcriptional regulator, translating to MAWPTAEVARMSGVTARTLRHYDEIGLLPPARVGSNGHRYYEESQLLQLQQILVLRALGMGLPEISRILAAQVDELEALRSHHRRLLAERDRLDVLAGTVSRTITELERSRMDGRPMTSINRPENLFEGVRPAQYRESLRDFPELAEAIERRTSTMGEAEIEAGHRERTAQMIRLAELLGADTPADAEAVQAESDAQYRALAELRAVSAEEYRAIGRGCVENEQWRAVYEAIAPGLAEYQRDAIEAYATTRLS from the coding sequence ATGGCCTGGCCGACCGCGGAGGTCGCCCGGATGTCGGGCGTGACGGCCCGTACGCTGCGGCACTACGACGAGATCGGCCTGCTGCCGCCGGCCCGGGTCGGCAGCAATGGCCACCGCTACTACGAGGAAAGCCAGTTGCTGCAACTCCAGCAGATCCTCGTACTGCGGGCGCTGGGCATGGGACTGCCCGAGATCAGCCGGATCCTGGCCGCACAGGTCGATGAGCTGGAGGCCCTGCGCAGCCACCACCGGCGGCTGCTCGCGGAGCGGGACCGGCTTGATGTCCTGGCCGGCACTGTCTCCCGCACGATCACCGAACTGGAGCGATCCAGGATGGACGGCAGACCCATGACGAGCATCAACCGGCCGGAAAACCTGTTCGAGGGCGTCCGGCCCGCCCAGTACCGCGAGAGCCTGCGTGACTTCCCGGAGCTGGCCGAGGCCATCGAGCGGCGCACCTCGACAATGGGCGAGGCCGAGATCGAGGCCGGGCACCGCGAGCGTACGGCACAGATGATCCGGCTGGCCGAGCTGCTGGGCGCCGATACGCCCGCCGATGCCGAAGCGGTGCAGGCCGAGTCCGATGCCCAGTACCGGGCGCTGGCCGAGCTCCGAGCGGTCTCCGCCGAGGAGTATCGCGCGATCGGGCGTGGCTGTGTGGAAAACGAGCAGTGGCGCGCGGTGTACGAAGCGATCGCGCCGGGCCTGGCCGAATATCAGAGGGATGCCATCGAGGCGTACGCCACTACCCGGCTGAGCTGA